The nucleotide window TCACAACGGTGAATTTGTACTTGCTTAGCTCTTTAATAAAGCCCGGCATATCTCTTGGGTTGGTGATCAATAGATTACAGCCGCCCAAGGTAAAGAAGGTTAAGCAGTTCGCTGTTAACGCAAAGATATGATAAAGCGGTAAGGCTGTAACAATGGTTTCTTCACCTGGTACCAACAACGGCTTTAATGCGCCTTTGGCTTGTTCTAGGTTTGCGACCATATTGCGATGGGTTAACATCGCGCCTTTTGAGACACCCGTTGTACCGCCGGTGTACTGTAAAAACGCTAAGTCTTCACCGTTAACATCGGTTTCTTTAAACAGATTTGCATTGCCTTGTTTGATCACATCATTAAAGGCAATGGTATTGGCAAGGTTATACGCTGGTACCATCTTTTTGACATGACGAACCACCATATTGACGACAAAGCCTTTCACCAGACCTAAACGATCACCAAGCGAGGTTAAAATGACATGTTCAACCGGAGTATCATCAATAACCTCTTGCAATGTTTTTGCAAAGTTATCAATGATGACAATGGTTTTTACACCAGCATCTTGTAATTGGTGTTTAAGCTCACGAGCGGTGTACAACGGGTTAACGTTAACGATCGTGATGCCGGCAATCAAGCCACCAAATAACGCGATGGGGTATTGCAATGTATTGGGTACCATGATGGCCAGCTTATCGCCTTTTTTCATGCCCAATTGATTTTGTAAATAACTGGCAAAGCTCTTGGCTTGCTGCAGTAATTCACGATATGTAATGGACACATCCATATTAATGAATGCGGTATTGTCAGCATATTGTTCGGTGTATTTGAAAAACAACTCAGCTAACGATGCGTATTTATCCGCGTCGATGTCAAACGGCACCCCTGCTGGATAGCTTTTCTCAAGCCAGATTCTCTCCACAGCCCATCTCCTGATCACTCGGGTTTTTGCCTTGGCAACCCGTTATTATTGTTGTTGCCATCAACCTAAGTTCGTCGGTTTTAGTGACGTTTAAACGACAGTTTATCGGTTATTTTCTCCGATAATGCCGACAAGTATAGTTGATAGCTAGACATTTGGTTTAGCGGGGTATCATTCCACAACCGCGGGAAAAAGCAAGAGGTACGACCAGAAAAAACATCTGTTTGGATAATTGTTCACCAGTCCAAAAACGAAAATTTAGCCAAGAATCTGCTCTAAAAGTTGACTAAGTTGTTGAGCTTGTTGCATATGTACATGATGGCCGCCAGCAAAAGTGACGGTATTCAAGTTGCGCATTTTTTTACCAAAAAATGTCAAACCTTGGTCAATCATGGCAAAACCTTGGTCACCTTTTATCAGCGTTACTGGTGCGCTGATCTGACTGACAATGTGTTGTGCTTGTGGCAAGGCAAAGCGCATCAAAGAAACAGTTCGAAGCCTAGGATCTGAGCGCCAACGCACGCCGCCATCAACGTCAACCGTTGCCCGAGAGACGATTTTTTGCGCTGAATCATAGTCAAGATCGGACACATTCATGCGTGCTTTAACAGCGCTATCTATATCTTTATGCAAAGTCTTATTTTTCTGCGATTGCTTGGCTCGACTTTCAATGCCTTGGCGCAGTAATTTACCTGGCTCGTCGGTTTCAGTGATCAGGCCAACGGATTCAATCAGCAACAATTGCTCTACTTTTTCGGCAAATGTACCGGCAAATAAGGTCGACACCATGCCGCCCATAGAGTGGCCAAGTAAGGTTATTTTTTGCAGTTTCAAATGGTGCAACAATTGGTATAGGTCATCAACGTAATCAACAAAATGATAATGCGCGTCGCCACCTCGGTGATCGCTTAAACCATGCCCTGGCCAATCAATGGCAATAAATCGACAGCGGCTTAACAACGCCGACTGGCTTTGTTGTAATTGCTCAAAAAGCGGCAGGAAACTGGCGGCATTATCTAGCCAGCCGTGTAAACAAAGAATGGTTTTGCCATCTGGGTTGCCAATTTCGAGACCGTGCAAGCTAATTTGCGGCAAGTCAAAGCGTATTGCGCTGATGTTATGATTGTTATTGTTGTTTGCTTTATTAGTCGACACAAATATCTCTTTTAGTGATTGGTTTTGCTGTTGTTGCTTTTGCTGTTGCGTTTGCAGTTACTCTCGCCGTTAACATAACATTGCACAGCACTCGATAAACAGGTTTTTACTGGCCTTTACGGCTGCTCTACCGTAACCGTAGTCGGGTATTGGTGCACTGGCGCGTACTGCCAGTAATATGGCGAGTGCCACCACGGAGAATGCATGGTATGCACATTGATTTTAGTGACTTTCTTCCAAAGGTATACCCGGTCACTTTTTAACACCGGAAACAAATAGGCATACTCGCCTATGGTGTCGTTTTCACCTTCGCCAATGACGCCAACTGCCGTTATTTTTCGTCCCTCAGAGTAAATTACCGGGTCAAGAAAGACCTCGGTAATGACTCGAAATCGCCCTTCACTGCTATTTTTTGTTTTTGGTCGCATGTTTGCATTGAGTGGCATCGACACCACCTCTAATACGGTGCCATTTTCTTTGACATCAATGCTAGCAATGATACCGCCCCAGCGTGCCGTTTCGCCAATATACCCTTGAGGCATGGCACGAACATCGGCAAAAGGAATTAACCGCGTTGTATCGTTGACTTCTAAGCTATCAGGTATGTTGGCACACCCGGTATTCAACAATGCAATCAGTAAGCTTGTGGCGATGAGACGGACAGAGTTCATGATACGGCTCCTTTAGCTTCTTTCGCCTTAGTTTTGAGTTTGCTGGTATGGGCTGAGCGCAACATACGATATAGCGCAAACAAGCCAAACCCACACCAAAATAAGATCCATACGACCTCTGGCAGCATGGTCATTTGTTGCAACGCACTGGCGTCACCAATGGCACGGTTGTCCATCAAATACAACGGCGACTTGATAGCACTTAGCACCA belongs to Thalassotalea sp. HSM 43 and includes:
- the fadD gene encoding long-chain-fatty-acid--CoA ligase FadD, which produces MERIWLEKSYPAGVPFDIDADKYASLAELFFKYTEQYADNTAFINMDVSITYRELLQQAKSFASYLQNQLGMKKGDKLAIMVPNTLQYPIALFGGLIAGITIVNVNPLYTARELKHQLQDAGVKTIVIIDNFAKTLQEVIDDTPVEHVILTSLGDRLGLVKGFVVNMVVRHVKKMVPAYNLANTIAFNDVIKQGNANLFKETDVNGEDLAFLQYTGGTTGVSKGAMLTHRNMVANLEQAKGALKPLLVPGEETIVTALPLYHIFALTANCLTFFTLGGCNLLITNPRDMPGFIKELSKYKFTVVTGVNTLFNGLLNTPGFKDLDFSKLKVSLGGGMAVQRPVAERWQQITKTRMLEGYGLTECAPMVTTSPYNLQAYDGTIGIPAPSTYIRIVDDEGNEVAMGESGEMQVKGPQVMKGYYKRPEETAEILQDGWLSTGDIACVDERGYFRIVDRKKDMILVSGFNVFPNEIEEVVVTHPGIDECAAIGVPHEVSGEIVKIFVTKAEDDVCEKDIIKHCKANLTGYKVPKLVEFRDELPKTNVGKILRRELR
- a CDS encoding alpha/beta hydrolase — its product is MSTNKANNNNNHNISAIRFDLPQISLHGLEIGNPDGKTILCLHGWLDNAASFLPLFEQLQQSQSALLSRCRFIAIDWPGHGLSDHRGGDAHYHFVDYVDDLYQLLHHLKLQKITLLGHSMGGMVSTLFAGTFAEKVEQLLLIESVGLITETDEPGKLLRQGIESRAKQSQKNKTLHKDIDSAVKARMNVSDLDYDSAQKIVSRATVDVDGGVRWRSDPRLRTVSLMRFALPQAQHIVSQISAPVTLIKGDQGFAMIDQGLTFFGKKMRNLNTVTFAGGHHVHMQQAQQLSQLLEQILG
- a CDS encoding Slp family lipoprotein, encoding MNSVRLIATSLLIALLNTGCANIPDSLEVNDTTRLIPFADVRAMPQGYIGETARWGGIIASIDVKENGTVLEVVSMPLNANMRPKTKNSSEGRFRVITEVFLDPVIYSEGRKITAVGVIGEGENDTIGEYAYLFPVLKSDRVYLWKKVTKINVHTMHSPWWHSPYYWQYAPVHQYPTTVTVEQP